From Pseudophryne corroboree isolate aPseCor3 chromosome 3 unlocalized genomic scaffold, aPseCor3.hap2 SUPER_3_unloc_23, whole genome shotgun sequence, a single genomic window includes:
- the LOC134983759 gene encoding oocyte zinc finger protein XlCOF6-like gives MKAEDIRREEETYVSDIKTEDTEGEEETYVTDIKAEDIEGEEDTYVRGDQQCKEEEIPTDISTADGHTSRNISEGHLMLSPDCDIQDNDSRQDSPGDNPITPIIHPALSADPPDPGECSPDHSDIGASVTALRVDTVFLCSIDAKCFTQNTKLITHQPAKADEKQFPCSECGKCFTYKSGLVTHERIHTGEKPYSCSECGKCFTQKSQLITHQRSHTGERPFPCPECGKCFAHKSDLVSHNRNHTGEKPFSCSECGKCFTWKSQLVTHLRSHTGENPFPCSECGKCFTYKSQLVIHKRIHTGEKPYSCSECGNCFTYKSTLDAHKRSHTGTSPFPCSECGKYFAQKSQLARHQRSHTGEKPFPCPECGKCFAQNSDLVSHNRSHTGENPISCSECGKCFAWKSQLVKHQRSHTGEKPFPCTECGKCFAQKSDLVSHNRSHTGENPISCFECGKCFARKSQLVIHHRSHTGEKPFSCSECGKCFALKSDIVRHQRSHTGARPFPCSDCGKCFAHKSHLVIHQRNHTGEKPFSCSECTKSYTQKSELVTHQRSHTGEKPFPCPECGKCFAHKRDLFKHEKSHTGEKPFPCSECGKCLALKSALVIHHRSHTGEKPFSCSECGKCFALKSALVIHHRSHTGEKPFSCSECGKCFTQKSHLLTHQQSHTGENPFPCSECGKCFALKSALVIHHRSHTGEKPFSCSECGTCFTQKSHLVRHQQSHTGENPFPCSECGKGFAHKSALVVHHRSHTGEKPFPCSECGKCFTHKSQFVTHQRRHTGEKPF, from the coding sequence cagatggacacacaagcaggaatatctcagaaggacatctaatgttatccccggattgtgacatacaagataatgacagtagacaggattctccaggagataatcccattaccccaattatacatccagctctatcagctgatccccctgatcctggagaatgttctcctgatcactctgatattggtgcatctgttacagctctgagagtagatacagtgtttctgtgttctatagatgccaaatgttttacacagaacacaaagcttattacccatcagcctgCTAAGGCAGATGAGAagcaatttccatgttctgagtgtggaaaatgttttacatacaaatcaggtcttgttacacatgagagaatacatacaggtgagaaaccatattcctgttctgagtgtgggaaatgttttacccagaaatcacaacttattacacatcagcgaagtcacacaggtgaaaggccatttccatgtcctgagtgtgggaaatgttttgcacataaatcagatcttgttagtcataacagaaatcacacaggtgagaagccattttcatgttctgagtgtgggaaatgttttacctggaaatcacaacttgttacacatctgcgaagtcacacaggtgaaaatccatttccatgttctgagtgtgggaaatgttttacatataaatcacaacttgtaatacataagagaatacatacaggtgagaaaccatattcctgttctgagtgtgggaactgttttacatacaaatcaactcttgatgcacataagagaagtcacacaggtacatcaccatttccatgttctgagtgtgggaaatattttgcacaaaaatcacaacttgctagacatcaaagaagtcacacaggtgagaagccatttccatgtcctgagtgtggtaaatgttttgcacaaaattcagatcttgttagtcataacagaagtcacacaggcgagaatccaatttcttgctctgagtgtgggaaatgttttgcctggaaatcacaacttgttaaacatcagagaagtcacacaggtgagaagccttttccatgtactgagtgtggtaaatgttttgcacaaaaatcagatcttgttagtcataacagaagtcacacaggtgagaatccaatttcctgctttgagtgtgggaaatgttttgcccggaaatcacaacttgttatacatcacagaagtcacacaggtgagaagccattttcttgctctgagtgtgggaaatgttttgccctgaAATCAGatattgttagacatcagcgaagtcacacaggtgcgaggccatttccatgttctgactgtggaaaatgttttgcacacaaatcacatcttgttattcatcagagaaatcacacaggtgagaagcctttttcttgctctgagtgcacgAAAAGTTATACtcagaaatcagaacttgttacacatcagagaagtcacacaggtgagaagccatttccatgtcctgagtgtgggaaatgttttgcacacaaaagaGATCTTTTTAAAcatgagaaaagtcacacaggtgagaagccatttccatgctctgagtgtgggaaatgtttagcactcaaatcagctcttgttatacatcacagaagtcacacaggtgagaagccattttcttgctctgagtgtgggaaatgttttgcactcaaatcagctcttgttatacatcacagaagtcacacaggtgagaagccattttcttgctctgagtgtgggaaatgttttacacagaaatcacatcttcttacacatcagcaaagtcacacaggtgagaatccatttccatgctctgagtgtgggaaatgttttgcgctcaaatcagctcttgttatacatcacagaagtcacacaggtgagaagccattttcttgctctgagtgtgggacatgttttacacagaaatcacatcttgttagacatcagcaaagtcacacaggtgagaatccatttccatgctctgagtgtgggaaaggttttgcacacaaatcagctcttgttgtacatcacagaagtcacacaggtgagaagccatttccatgttctgagtgtgggaaatgttttacacacaaatcacaatttgttacacaccagagaagacacacaggtgagaagccattttaa